One part of the Bacteroidia bacterium genome encodes these proteins:
- a CDS encoding SAM-dependent chlorinase/fluorinase, whose product MSIITLTSDLGNDSHYAAIVKGVILSLYPSAKLLDITHNVGSFDTMHAAYVVKHSFSAFPDGSIHIVAVDPEKGNSDMGMVMSYDNHYFVGPDNGVMSLISDAHEVVCHRIENEGLLNLKYPSSFRAARSFAPAAAFLASGGTLQEIGEPFEMQTLHWGAPSYSDNCLRGKVIHIDKFGNAVTNIDKQGFLKLKEDKRFEIFIRNVRLKRIVNTYADVGKADALAIFGENQYLEIALREASAAQLLGLKVHDMITIEFRSENGSY is encoded by the coding sequence ATGTCCATTATCACCCTTACTTCTGACCTTGGGAACGATAGCCATTACGCAGCCATCGTAAAGGGGGTGATCCTTTCGCTCTATCCATCAGCAAAATTGTTAGACATTACCCACAATGTCGGCAGCTTTGACACCATGCATGCGGCCTATGTTGTCAAGCATAGTTTCTCCGCCTTTCCAGATGGGAGTATTCATATTGTAGCTGTTGATCCGGAGAAAGGAAACTCAGATATGGGTATGGTTATGTCCTATGATAATCACTATTTCGTAGGACCTGATAATGGAGTGATGAGTTTGATCTCAGACGCCCATGAAGTTGTTTGCCATAGGATCGAAAATGAAGGCTTGCTAAATCTCAAGTATCCCAGTTCCTTTCGTGCTGCTCGTTCCTTTGCTCCAGCTGCTGCCTTTTTAGCAAGCGGAGGTACCTTGCAAGAGATTGGAGAACCCTTTGAAATGCAGACTTTGCATTGGGGAGCTCCTTCTTATTCAGATAATTGCCTGAGAGGAAAGGTGATCCATATCGATAAATTTGGGAATGCCGTCACCAATATCGATAAACAAGGCTTTCTAAAACTGAAGGAAGACAAACGTTTTGAAATCTTTATCCGCAATGTACGTCTGAAGAGAATCGTAAATACCTATGCAGATGTAGGCAAAGCGGATGCACTCGCCATTTTCGGAGAAAATCAATACCTCGAAATAGCCCTACGAGAAGCCTCAGCTGCTCAACTACTGGGACTCAAGGTTCACGACATGATTACGATTGAATTTCGGAGCGAAAACGGAAGTTATTGA
- the sucD gene encoding succinate--CoA ligase subunit alpha has translation MSILVNKDSKVIVQGFTGKEGSFHAQQMIEYGTQVVGGVTPNKGGTNHLERPVFNTVADAVKETGADVSIIFVPPAFAADAIMEAADGGVDLIVTITEGIPVKDMIYAKKYIEDRGVRMIGPNCPGVITPGECKLGIMPGFIHNPGKIGIISRSGTLTYEAVDQVTKQGLGQSTCVGIGGDPIIGSTHVDIMKLFNEDPDTEGIIMIGEIGGQNEEICAEWVRDNVNKPVVGFIAGQTAPPGRRMGHAGAIVSGGQGTAQAKMDVMAACGIHVVETPADIGITMVNALKG, from the coding sequence ATGAGTATTCTCGTCAATAAAGACAGTAAAGTCATCGTCCAGGGGTTCACTGGAAAAGAAGGATCTTTCCATGCTCAACAAATGATAGAATACGGTACCCAGGTTGTAGGAGGAGTTACCCCTAATAAAGGAGGAACCAATCACCTGGAACGCCCCGTTTTTAATACAGTCGCTGATGCCGTTAAAGAAACCGGTGCGGATGTATCCATTATTTTTGTTCCCCCTGCCTTTGCCGCGGATGCTATTATGGAAGCTGCTGATGGGGGAGTAGATTTGATTGTAACAATCACAGAAGGAATTCCTGTGAAAGATATGATCTACGCTAAAAAATATATTGAAGACAGAGGAGTCAGAATGATAGGTCCTAACTGCCCCGGAGTTATTACCCCCGGAGAATGTAAGTTGGGTATCATGCCTGGTTTCATCCACAATCCTGGAAAAATCGGCATCATCAGTCGTTCTGGAACCTTGACTTACGAAGCTGTAGATCAGGTTACCAAGCAAGGTCTTGGTCAGTCTACCTGTGTAGGTATTGGAGGAGACCCTATCATTGGTTCTACGCATGTAGATATCATGAAACTCTTTAATGAGGATCCCGATACAGAAGGAATCATCATGATTGGAGAGATTGGTGGACAGAATGAGGAAATCTGCGCTGAGTGGGTGAGAGATAATGTTAATAAGCCTGTAGTAGGATTTATTGCTGGACAGACAGCCCCTCCCGGGCGCCGTATGGGACATGCTGGTGCGATTGTTTCCGGTGGTCAGGGAACTGCTCAAGCAAAAATGGATGTGATGGCTGCTTGTGGAATTCACGTAGTAGAAACTCCTGCAGACATCGGAATCACCATGGTCAATGCATTGAAAGGATAA
- a CDS encoding PhoH family protein, whose amino-acid sequence MTEHTFLLEDISPLEVYGVNNLRLQLIEEGFPEIKVIARGEELKIKGEEEKVDKLKAILGSIFEEIRRKGRISENKFNEMLLPSEGVERNDIKLAPDDTVLVHGSGGLIIKPKNRGQQQIVGAYEKNDIIFAIGPAGTGKTYIAVALAVKALKEKQVRRIILCRPAVDAGESLGFLPGDMKEKVDPYLRPLYDALGDMIHSEKLKYYLANNIIEIVPLAYMRGRTLSNAFVIMDEAQNATEMQIKMFLTRMGEHSRVIVTGDVTQIDLPPRQRSGLVQVQQVLKGIKGIAFVKLSATDVVRHKLVKRILAAYDKVSGKKKE is encoded by the coding sequence TTGACTGAACACACATTTTTATTAGAAGATATCAGTCCACTAGAGGTGTATGGTGTCAACAACCTACGTCTCCAACTGATAGAAGAAGGCTTTCCTGAAATTAAGGTTATTGCTAGAGGCGAAGAACTAAAGATCAAAGGAGAGGAAGAGAAAGTAGACAAGCTCAAGGCTATCCTGGGATCAATTTTTGAAGAGATCCGAAGAAAGGGGCGAATTTCCGAGAATAAATTTAACGAAATGCTCTTGCCGAGCGAAGGAGTTGAGCGCAACGATATCAAACTTGCGCCTGATGATACTGTATTGGTCCACGGAAGTGGCGGCTTGATTATCAAGCCGAAAAACCGAGGCCAGCAGCAAATCGTTGGGGCATACGAAAAGAATGATATCATTTTTGCCATTGGGCCTGCAGGTACGGGTAAAACCTATATTGCAGTTGCTTTGGCAGTGAAGGCGCTTAAAGAAAAGCAGGTAAGACGGATTATTCTTTGTCGTCCGGCTGTTGATGCAGGGGAAAGTCTGGGTTTCTTGCCAGGAGATATGAAGGAAAAGGTAGATCCCTATCTACGTCCTTTGTACGATGCCCTGGGCGACATGATCCATTCTGAAAAACTCAAATATTATCTCGCAAATAATATCATTGAGATTGTCCCTCTCGCTTATATGCGGGGGCGTACCCTTAGCAATGCTTTTGTCATCATGGATGAGGCTCAGAATGCTACCGAAATGCAAATCAAAATGTTTCTCACTCGTATGGGAGAGCATTCTCGAGTAATCGTTACAGGGGATGTTACGCAGATTGACTTGCCTCCGCGCCAGCGTTCGGGTCTGGTTCAGGTTCAGCAGGTACTGAAAGGAATCAAAGGTATTGCCTTTGTCAAGCTGAGTGCCACCGATGTTGTTCGCCATAAACTGGTGAAAAGGATTCTCGCTGCTTATGATAAAGTAAGTGGGAAAAAGAAAGAATAA